Genomic segment of Thunnus thynnus chromosome 21, fThuThy2.1, whole genome shotgun sequence:
CAAATTTGTGAGAAATTTTGAAGGGTACTTAATgcttaaaaaatcaaaacaacagtTTCATCAGAACTATTACTTTGTATTGATACGTAATATAATCTGTGCGTTTTATAACTTAGTGTTTGGATACTATTAGCGCTATATTTTTTCGTCGGACATTAGTGTACGGACCAACGTTACAAGAACCGTTAAATTAGCTTCAGTtttgccaaaacaaacaaaaggagaTAAAGGCTAACGTGGTGACTTAGCTGACGTCCATACATGAGCAGCAACAGAACTAAACAAGTCTTCTAGCTTACTTTATAACAGATAAATTATTAATTGGTAATTTGACACTGGGGGAGTGTGACGCGACCCTGTGGTGGGCAATGTAGAGCGCTCCGCCAGGAAAGTAAACACACCATTCCGTCAAGATGGCCCCGCTCCCCATGCTCCGAGTGGCTCTCCtggtgtcattttcagtttttctgactGTTGTGTTGGGTTTCGGACTACCTGCTCTCCTGAACGCGGCGATGAGGATGGTGGGATTACCGGAGACGAGTGTAACCGAGAGCATAGTTGTGCtgtatttagtttttgttgtgtaTGTTGCAATGCCTCGCATTCCCAGAGGATTGGTGGAGGTAAGGCTATAATCTGGACTGTATTTTCAACATGAACTATGAATGAATGTCCTATTTATTATCCTATAAAACACGATAGAAAGATGCAAATATCACAGCAACGTTTTAATGTACGTagagggagaaaatgaaatgcatAGGACATGCATACAGTAACACAACAGGAGGTACTGGAATAAGACTATTAATGAGTacaagtactcagatccttgaGTAAAGGTACCAATGCAGCGATGTAAAAATAcgcaattacaagtaaaagtcgtgaatgaaaaatcctactaaagtgaaagtataaaagtattatcagcagTAAAAGTAATGGTTTGGTCcatctgactgatatattattatatatgacatcattagattattaatactgaagcatcagtgtgtaggcagcatgttactgttataGCTGCCGGAGGTGGCGCTattttgaactactttatatacagtaagtttagttcagtggttcccaacctaggggtcgggcccctccagaGGATCACCTCCaggagatgattaatgggagaagaaagaagaaagaacaaagttttgatacacaaatgtgttttcagtttttggactttttctctaatctttgatttttcagtaaaactttctatcatttgaacatttattgaaatgaaaccatgtgagaagtttagagggaaaaatctgttaacaactcacagacatctgaaacatgaccctgactacacactgctttttgtaagatttcaaaagccaaaaaggttgtaaaccactgctttcatctttaacaatgtgttgtattttaaaagcttgttatattatccattgtgtcaaatcttcatctgaaaagtaactaaagctgtcagatacaTGTAGTgtagtagaaagtacaatatttccctctgaaatgtagtggagtggaagtataaagtagcatcaattggaaatactcaagtaaagtacaagtacctcaaaattgtacttaagtgcttgagtaaatgtacttagttactttccaccactgagtaTTAGCAATAAGAATATTACAGTAAATACTGAAatggtgtgtgtatattacaTTGCCACAGGCATTGGGGTTTGTAACGCTTTTCAATGGTTCTCCTGTAAAtctttttctgcttctcttctGGAAAAAATGACAAGCCTAACTGTATCCTGTGCTCTCTGCAGGTGAAGGGGAAAGCTGTGTTTATTACAGGTTGTGACAGTGGTTTTGGTCACGCACTTGCCAAACATATGCACAAACTTGGCTTCACGGTCTTTGCTGGATGTCTTCTAAAGGTAGGTTggcacaaacacatttttgcagtaGGCACTCATGCAGTCTGAAACAACAGTCCTGTGTTAAATcctattaaataaaataacttcagTTATGtatctgacctctgaccttaaTAAAGGGGGGCAAGCAAAAAGATTAATTTATCTGAGGttgaataaaatatcaaattattatcattagtatGACTTTTGGAACACATTTTTCAAAGCTTTGGGGTTAAATTAGGACATTTCATGTAAAAGTCATGAGCTGGTATAACTGAGGAGACTTGTCATCCTTGCAGGATAAAGGTGGAGAAGGTGCAAAGGAGCTGGAGGAGTTTCATTCAGATCGCATGAAGGTAGTCCAGCTGGATGTCTGCAGTGACGAGCAGGTGAACCAGGCTGTGGAATATATTAAAGACAACCTGGAGGACTCAGAGAGAGGTGAATAACGATACCGCACTAACTTTGATAGAAGAAGATATGttcattcacacattttatatCCTGTCACTGTTCACAGGTCTGTGGGCGGTTGTGAACAATGCTGGTGTGTCAACGTTTGGAGAAGTAGAGTTTACCACCATCGATACCTATAAGCAAGTGTCAGAGGTCAACCTGTGGGGCACTATCAGGGTCACCAAAGCTGTTCTGCCATTAATCCGCAGGGCCAAAGGTCAGCCAGCAGCTGGAAAGTCACACTGTACATTACACATTATCAGTCTGACATATAAACAAGCTATATAGTGTCAAGAACAGTTGGG
This window contains:
- the bdh1 gene encoding D-beta-hydroxybutyrate dehydrogenase, mitochondrial — its product is MAPLPMLRVALLVSFSVFLTVVLGFGLPALLNAAMRMVGLPETSVTESIVVLYLVFVVYVAMPRIPRGLVEVKGKAVFITGCDSGFGHALAKHMHKLGFTVFAGCLLKDKGGEGAKELEEFHSDRMKVVQLDVCSDEQVNQAVEYIKDNLEDSERGLWAVVNNAGVSTFGEVEFTTIDTYKQVSEVNLWGTIRVTKAVLPLIRRAKGRVVNLASMYGRMGNILRSPYCVSKYGVEAFSDCLRYEMKTWGVKVSIIEPGNFIVATGILTHDIVASTANKLWSEAPSDVKEDYGRTHFERHMSLVRSYCNSGQKDVAPVMDDITDAIISKRPYTRYNPIEPHWWIRVQLMTHLPAAISDFLYF